The Williamsia sp. DF01-3 genome has a window encoding:
- the ppk2 gene encoding polyphosphate kinase 2, which translates to MGKKDSGKKSKAHKIPKDVYEAELFRLQSEFVKLQEWVKDTGTRVVVIFEGRDAAGKGGTIKRITEYLSPRVVRVTALPAPTDRERGQWYYQRYIAHLPAPGEITIFDRSWYNRAGVEKVMGFCTPTEHSLFLRQTPIFEQMLLDDGIILRKYWFSVSDDEQLRRFRSRLNDPVRQWKLSPMDLESVYRWEDYSRAKDEMMVHTDTPNSPWYVVESDVKKHARLNMMSHLLSTIDYHEVKKPKVDLPEKPIDTGTYQRPPRELATYVPNHVSELIGDVET; encoded by the coding sequence ATGGGAAAGAAGGACAGCGGTAAGAAGAGCAAGGCCCACAAGATCCCCAAAGATGTCTATGAGGCCGAACTCTTTCGCTTGCAATCCGAGTTCGTGAAATTGCAAGAGTGGGTGAAGGACACCGGTACCCGGGTCGTGGTGATCTTCGAGGGCCGTGACGCGGCCGGCAAGGGCGGCACGATCAAGCGCATCACCGAATATCTGTCGCCCCGAGTTGTCCGTGTGACCGCATTGCCCGCACCCACCGACCGCGAGCGCGGCCAGTGGTACTACCAGCGATACATCGCACACCTGCCGGCGCCCGGCGAGATCACCATCTTCGACCGGTCTTGGTACAACCGGGCAGGCGTGGAGAAAGTGATGGGCTTCTGCACACCCACGGAGCATTCTCTGTTCCTGCGTCAAACGCCCATCTTCGAACAAATGCTCCTCGACGACGGCATCATCCTCCGCAAGTACTGGTTCTCGGTGTCCGACGACGAGCAGCTCCGGCGATTCCGGTCACGGCTCAATGATCCTGTGCGGCAATGGAAACTAAGTCCGATGGATCTGGAATCGGTGTACCGCTGGGAGGATTACTCTCGCGCGAAGGACGAGATGATGGTCCACACCGACACCCCGAACAGCCCCTGGTACGTGGTCGAATCGGACGTCAAGAAACACGCTCGGTTGAACATGATGTCGCATCTGTTGTCCACGATCGACTATCACGAGGTGAAGAAACCGAAGGTCGACTTGCCCGAGAAGCCGATCGACACCGGGACTTATCAACGACCTCCTCGCGAACTGGCGACCTACGTACCCAACCACGTGTCCGAACTGATCGGCGACGTCGAGACCTGA
- a CDS encoding VOC family protein, which yields MMRIAGAQIWVHDQDIALKFYTDQLGMEVRSDATVPELGGFRWLTVAPPGQDDVAIILMAIPAPPMVSESTHDEILALVTKGFAGTVFLTTDDCQSEYEKLATRGVEFTEVPERRPYGIDAGFRDPSGNSIRLTQPTEVYVT from the coding sequence ATCATGAGAATCGCTGGAGCGCAGATCTGGGTTCACGATCAAGACATCGCGCTGAAGTTCTACACCGACCAGTTGGGTATGGAGGTGCGGTCCGACGCCACCGTGCCGGAGCTGGGTGGGTTCCGTTGGCTGACCGTGGCGCCACCGGGGCAAGACGATGTGGCCATCATCCTGATGGCCATTCCGGCACCACCGATGGTGAGCGAGTCCACGCACGACGAGATTCTCGCGCTTGTCACCAAGGGTTTCGCGGGGACGGTGTTTCTCACCACTGACGATTGCCAGTCGGAGTACGAGAAGCTCGCCACCCGCGGGGTTGAGTTCACCGAGGTACCCGAGCGAAGGCCGTATGGGATCGACGCCGGGTTCAGGGACCCATCCGGGAACAGCATCCGGTTGACCCAGCCGACCGAGGTCTACGTGACATAG